Proteins encoded in a region of the Zonotrichia albicollis isolate bZonAlb1 chromosome 22, bZonAlb1.hap1, whole genome shotgun sequence genome:
- the MDH2 gene encoding malate dehydrogenase, mitochondrial, translating to MLSRLSTATALRRGIATSAQNHAKVAVLGASGGIGQPLSLLLKNSPLVSKLSLYDIAHTPGVAADLSHIETKASVKGYMGPEQLPECLKGCDVVVIPAGVPRKPGMTRDDLFNTNASIVASLTTACAKHCPEAMICIISNPVNSTIPITSEVFKKHGVYNPNKIFGVTTLDIVRANTFVAELKGLDPARVAVPVIGGHAGKTIIPLISQCTPKVEFPQDQLEKLTARIQEAGTEVVQAKAGAGSATLSMAYAGARFAFSLLEAMSGKQGVVECAFVRSDVTEVPYFSTPLQLGKKGIEKNLGLGKLSPFEEKMVAAAMSELKGSIKKGEEFAKNFK from the exons ATGCTGTCCCGCCTCAGCACCGCCACCGCCCTGCGCCGCGGCATCGCCACCTCCGCGCAG AACCATGCCAAGGTGGCCGTGCTGGGGGCCTCGGGAGGCATCGGGCAGCCGCTGTCGCTGCTGCTCAAGAACAGCCCCCTGGTGAGCAAGCTGAGCCTCTACGACATCGCTCACACGCCGGGCGTGGCCGCCGACCTGAGCCACATCGAGACCAAAGCCAGCGTCAAAG GCTACATGGGACCTGAGCAGTTGCCAGAATGTCTGAAGGGCTGTGATGTTGTTGTTATTCCAGCAGGAGTCCCAAGAAAACCAG GTATGACCCGTGACGACCTGTTCAACACCAATGCCAGCATTGTTGCCTCTTTGACAACTGCCTGTGCAAAGCACTGTCCAGAAGCCATGATCTGTATCATTTCTAACCCA GTAAATTCAACCATCCCAATAACTTCAGAGGTCTTCAAGAAGCACGGTGTGTACAACCCCAACAAAATCTTTGGTGTTACAACGCTGGACATCGTCAGAGCCAATACTTTTGTGGCTGAACTCAAG GGCTTGGATCCAGCTCGAGTAGCTGTGCCAGTTATTGGTGGCCATGCTGGGAAGACCATCATCCCTCTGATCTCTCAG TGCACACCAAAAGTGGAGTTTCCTCAGGATCAGCTGGAGAAGCTTACAGCAAGAATTCAAGAAGCTGGGACTGAAGTTGTCCAAGCTAAAGCAGGAGCAG GATCTGCCACCTTGTCCATGGCCTATGCTGGTGCTCGATTTGCATTCTCCCTGTTGGAGGCCATGAGTGGAAAGCAGGGGGTTGTTGAATGTGCCTTTGTTCGGTCGGATGTGACAGAGGTGCCCTACTTCTCTACACCTCTGCAGCTTGGG AAAAAAGGAATTGAGAAGAACCTAGGCCTTGGCAAGCTCTCCCCCTTTGAAGAGAAGATGGTTGCTGCAGCCATGTCTGAGCTGAAGGGCTCTATTAAGAAAGGAGAGGAATTTGCAAAGAACTTCAAGTGA